A single Ziziphus jujuba cultivar Dongzao chromosome 11, ASM3175591v1 DNA region contains:
- the LOC112488923 gene encoding probable receptor-like protein kinase At5g24010, with protein sequence MEFPCTNVLVFSLLLSLSSLSAFSYSVFSPVDNYLVDCGSAVDTTVDNRRFVADSSTSGALFSHSSGISLRNENPFASASPIYDTARVFTRPSKYEFEIREKGTHMVRLHFQTLNSSRFDSFHSQFHVLVNDHVVLTNFSGDNILNPRVNEYLIWVSCEKLVVRFIPIRNSKFAFVNAIEVISAPKDLVPVTAQYVNSEKNENFDGLAEQALEVVYRVNVAGPKVTPYNDTLWRTWIPDNEYLESSFGSKSLYFGGRIKYRKGGASREVGPDNVYNTARVIQSTSDSIPEIKITWAFPVIGGYKYLVRMHFCDIASISLGLLYFNVYVNGNLAYKDLDLSAASNYMLASPFYADFVVDGDGLDVLTVSVGPSNMSMAHAIVGILNGVEIMKMNNSMGSLDGMVCAGSISRSWPRGNVGVLVPLVAVVCLLVGISLGMQRRMFSNKDSLSWSKLPVDVSETNVKH encoded by the coding sequence ATGGAGTTTCCCTGCACAAACGTCCTCGTATTCTCTCTGCTACTGTCTCTCTCTTCCCTCTCTGCTTTCTCCTACTCTGTTTTCTCTCCCGTCGACAACTACCTCGTCGATTGCGGCTCCGCTGTCGACACTACCGTTGACAATCGCCGGTTCGTCGCCGACTCATCGACATCTGGCGCACTCTTTTCCCACTCAAGTGGGATTTCACTGAGAAATGAGAACCCTTTTGCGAGTGCGTCACCAATCTACGACACAGCTCGGGTTTTCACAAGGCCTTCGAAGTACGAGTTCGAAATCAGAGAAAAAGGTACTCACATGGTACGCCTCCATTTCCAGACTCTCAATTCCTCGAGATTCGATTCCTTTCATAGTCAATTTCACGTTTTGGTTAACGATCATGTGGTTTTGACCAATTTTAGCGGTGACAATATATTAAACCCTAGGGTCAATGAGTATCTGATCTGGGTCAGTTGTGAAAAGCTTGTAGTTAGGTTTATTCCTATTAGAAATTCCAAATTTGCGTTTGTTAATGCGATCGAAGTAATCTCTGCGCCCAAAGACCTTGTCCCTGTTACTGCCCAATATGTGAATTCTGAAAAGAATGAGAACTTTGATGGGTTGGCAGAGCAAGCCCTTGAAGTAGTTTATAGGGTCAATGTTGCAGGTCCTAAAGTGACACCATACAATGATACTCTGTGGAGGACATGGATCCCTGATAATGAGTATTTGGAATCGAGTTTCGGATCGAAAAGTTTGTATTTTGGTGGCCGAATTAAGTATCGGAAAGGAGGTGCAAGCCGTGAAGTTGGTCCTGATAATGTATACAACACTGCCAGAGTGATCCAGAGCACCAGTGATTCGATCCCCGAAATCAAAATTACATGGGCGTTTCCGGTGATTGGAGGATATAAGTATCTTGTTCGGATGCACTTTTGTGATATTGCTAGCATTTCCCTTGGTTTGCTGTACTTCAATGTTTATGTCAATGGCAATTTGGCATATAAAGATTTGGACCTGTCTGCTGCTTCCAATTACATGTTAGCTTCACCATTTTATGCAGATTTTGTGGTCGATGGAGATGGTTTAGATGTCTTGACTGTAAGTGTAGGGCCATCAAATATGAGCATGGCACATGCCATTGTTGGTATTCTGAATGGAGTTGAGATCATGAAGATGAATAATTCGATGGGCAGTCTCGACGGCATGGTTTGTGCAGGATCTATTTCAAGGAGTTGGCCGAGGGGAAATGTTGGTGTTTTGGTTCCTTTGGTGGCTGTTGTATGTTTGCTGGTTGGTATATCTTTGGGTATGCAGAGAAGGATGTTTAGCAATAAGGACTCGTTATCATGGTCAAAATTGCCAGTGGATGTTTCAGAAACTAATGTCAAGCATTGA
- the LOC107432947 gene encoding LOW QUALITY PROTEIN: pentatricopeptide repeat-containing protein At2g38420, mitochondrial (The sequence of the model RefSeq protein was modified relative to this genomic sequence to represent the inferred CDS: substituted 1 base at 1 genomic stop codon), whose protein sequence is MVYYQYTQFPLHYLIQLSPVCNNFAVSPPKNYTADRLLNCTASPPKPDHLLSALIHSFTSYQCDPPPETYHFVIKTLTKTSQFHHIPLVLDLIESVEKFETLKYILAELIIIYCRADRIEDAIDLFCRIPNFKCVPSVYPLNSLLSVLCRSKRKYRICSLILSSLYEQKDLDLANFEVLGFFKAMKKLGISPRMMDYSNVIRFLVEEGRGLDALDVLCRMKMEGTKPDIVCYTLILHGIVAEGEYGGADXLFDEFLLLGLVPDVYTYNVYVNGLCKQNNVEAELNMILSMEELGCKPNLITHKMLLKALNKNCGVANGTQRIGD, encoded by the coding sequence ATGGTGTATTACCAATACACCCAATTTCCTTTGCATTACCTAATACAACTCTCCCCCGTCTGCAACAACTTTGCCGTCTCTCCTCCCAAAAACTACACAGCCGATCGGCTTCTCAACTGCACCGCCTCTCCTCCCAAGCCCGATCATCTTCTCTCTGCTCTCATCCACTCCTTCACTTCTTACCAATGCGACCCACCCCCTGAAACCTACCACTTTGTCATCAAAACCCTGACCAAAACCTCCCAGTTCCATCACATTCCTCTTGTTCTTGACCTCATCGAATCAGTCGAGAAATTCGAAACGCTGAAATACATTCTTGCCGAGCTTATCATAATATACTGTCGTGCTGATAGGATTGAAGACGCCATTGATCTCTTTTGCAGAATTCCCAACTTCAAGTGCGTCCCTTCTGTGTACCCGCTCAATTCTTTGTTGTCTGTGCTCTGTAGGAGTAAGAGAAAGTATAGGATTTGTTCTTTGATATTATCATCTTTGTATGAGCAAAAAGATTTAGATTTAGCTAATTTTGAGGTTTTGGGTTTCTTCAAAGCAATGAAGAAACTGGGTATTTCTCCTCGTATGATGGACTATTCAAATGTCATTAGGTTCTTGGTGGAAGAAGGAAGAGGTTTGGATGCTTTGGATGTTTTATGTAGGATGAAAATGGAGGGAACGAAGCCGGATATTGTTTGTTATACTCTGATTTTACATGGGATAGTTGCAGAAGGGGAATATGGGGGTGCAGATTAACTGTTTGATGAATTCCTTTTGTTGGGTTTAGTCCCTGATGTTTATACTTATAACGTGTATGTAAATGGTCTCTGCAAGCAGAATAATGTAGAAGCAGAACTCAACATGATTTTGTCCATGGAAGAACTCGGGTGCAAACCTAATTTGATTACACATAAAATGCTATTGAAAGCATTAAATAAAAACTGTGGAGTAGCAAATGGAACTCAAAGGATTGGTGACTGA
- the LOC107432941 gene encoding ferric reduction oxidase 2, giving the protein MSSKVMKKSPSSQENVRRVIRATIKLLVVLVFMGTILIWIMMPTNTFRQKWRIQIRAKYNNSKYFGSQGSNLLIYTFPILFIAVLGCIYHYLGKNLDHNNLPRKRWLGKLEKPMLVKGPLGIVSGIELAFFIMFIALLIWSFSAYLYNRFAQISPNSAAKNGEKVWEAKLETSALTLGLVGNICLAFLFFPVARGSSVLPLLGLTSEASIKFHIWLGHISMVLFTAHGLSYIIYWVVTHNISQMIKWDKFDVSNLAGEIALACGLAMWATTIPRIRRKFFELFFYTHYLYIFFVIFFIFHAGVSYSCIMLPGFYLFLVDRFLRFLQSRSNVRLISARILPCQAVELNFSKHPRLKFHPTSTMFINVPSVSKLQWHPFTITSNSNLEQERLSVMIKSEGIWSKKLYQTLSSSVTIDRLEVAVEGPYGPVSTYFLRHDMLVMVSGGSGITPFISIIRELIYASSIQKCKTPNVLLVCAVKNSIDLTMLDLILPLGDSANMSNLQLQIEAYVTREEKPDPKTPALIRAIWFEPYVTDAPISATLGPNSWLWLGAIIASSFIIFLIIIGLVGCFYIYPIDQNSNTKFPSTLKALLNMLVICFSIALTTSLGVLWNKKQNSIETKQIQNLDLSSPTTSRQSHIINEDRELESLPQQSLIQATNIHYGNRPNLKKILGECKGSSVGVLACGPKKLRHDVATICSSGSIENLHFESISFSW; this is encoded by the exons atgagttCGAAGGTGATGAAAAAATCACCTTCTTCCCAAGAAAATGTCCGCAGGGTAATTAGGGCAACTATAAAGCTTTTAGTGGTGCTGGTGTTTATGGGAACTATTCTCATATGGATTATGATGCCCACTAACACTTTTAGGCAAAAATGGCGGATTCAAATCAGAGCAAAGTACAATAACTCTAAGTATTTTGGCTCACAag GTTCAAATCTTCTGATATACACATTCCCTATATTATTCATTGCTGTTTTGGGTTGTATTTACCACTATCTTGGGAAAAACTTGGATCATAATAATCTGCCAAG AAAAAGATGGTTGGGAAAATTGGAAAAACCTATGCTTGTAAAAGGGCCCCTGGGAATTGTTTCCGGGATAGAGCTAGCTTTCTTCATCATGTTCATAGCACTCTTAATTTGGTCTTTCTCAGCTTATCTGTACAACAGATTTGCTCAAATTAGCCCAAACTCAGCTGCCAAGAATGGTGAGAAAGT ATGGGAAGCAAAATTGGAGACATCAGCACTAACATTAGGGCTTGTTGGGAACATATGCCTAGCATTTCTATTCTTCCCGGTGGCACGTGGCTCGTCCGTGCTACCACTCCTTGGCCTCACGTCTGAAGCAAGCATAAAGTTCCATATATGGCTTGGACACATCTCCATGGTTCTCTTCACAGCTCACGGCCTTTCTTACATCATCTATTGGGTTGTTACCCATAATATCTCACAG ATGATAAAATGGGATAAATTTGACGTGTCAAATTTAGCTGGAGAGATAGCTTTGGCATGTGGACTTGCAATGTGGGCAACGACAATACCTCGCATAAGACGCAAGTTCTTTGAGCTCTTCTTTTATACCCATTACCTTTACATTTTCTTCGTCATTTTCTTCATCTTCCATGCTGGCGTTTCCTACTCTTGCATTATGCTCCCTGGTTTCTACCTCTTCTTGGTAGATCGCTTTCTAAGATTTTTACAATCTCGAAGTAATGTTCGTTTAATTTCTGCTCGCATTTTACCTTGTCAAGCTGTGGAGCTCAACTTCTCCAAACATCCAC GGTTGAAATTTCATCCAACCAGCACAATGTTCATAAATGTGCCCAGTGTTTCCAAGCTTCAGTGGCATCCTTTTACTATTACTTCAAATAGTAATTTGGAACAGGAAAGGCTAAGTGTTATGATCAAAAGTGAAGGAATTTGGTCTAAGAAGCTCTACCAAACGCTTTCATCTTCTGTCACAATTGATCGGCTAGAGGTAGCTGTGGAAGGACCTTATGGACCTGTCTCAACTTATTTTTTAAG GCATGACATGCTTGTGATGGTAAGCGGAGGCAGTGGCATTACCCCATTCATCTCTATAATCCGGGAGCTAATATATGCAAGCTCAATCCAAAAATGCAAAACCCCTAATGTGTTATTGGTTTGTGCAGTCAAGAACTCTATTGACCTCACCATGCTAGACCTTATTCTTCCTCTTGGAGACTCAGCTAACATGTCCAATCTACAACTTCAAATTGAAGCTTATGTAACAAGAGAGGAAAAACCCGATCCAAAAACCCCCGCTCTCATTCGAGCCATATGGTTCGAGCCCTATGTAACCGATGCACCCATATCGGCCACATTGGGTCCAAATAGCTGGCTCTGGCTAGGTGCCATTATAGCGTCATCCTTTATAATTTTCCTCATCATAATTGGACTTGTTGGCTGCTTCTACATTTACCCAATTGACCAAAATTCCAATACCAAATTCCCTTCCACTTTGAAAGCTCTTCTAAATATGCTGGTCATTTGTTTTAGCATAGCCTTGACAACTTCTTTGGGTGTCTTGTGGAACAAGAAACAGAATTCCATTGAAACCAAGCAAATCCAAAACTTAGATTTGTCGTCTCCAACGACATCGAGGCAATCACATATTATCAATGAAGATAGAGAGTTGGAGAGTCTTCCTCAACAATCTCTTATCCAAGCTACCAATATTCATTATGGGAATAGACCGAACTTAAAAA AAATTCTTGGGGAGTGCAAAGGATCTAGTGTTGGAGTTCTTGCTTGTGGACCAAAGAAGCTGAGGCATGATGTTGCAACCATTTGTTCATCAGGGTCTATAGAAAATTTGCATTTTGAGTCCATAAGTTTTAGTTGGTGA